The sequence below is a genomic window from Silene latifolia isolate original U9 population chromosome 7, ASM4854445v1, whole genome shotgun sequence.
tctcctAGTAATAGGGGGATTGACCGCTAGATGGTCATGGTacaaatttttattctcttagtaataGGGGGATTGACCGTTAGATGGTCATGGTACAAAATCTTGTTCATTAAATATACATGATTGCACGACGAGATCTCTCATGTCGTCTAGGGTTTCCTAGGGCTCCGTCTTGTTCTCCTAGGGTTCCGTCTTAATTTCTTTGATCTCTCCTTCGTTTTCGAGGCTTTTCTCACGTCCAGTCCGTGGGATTGCTTCATTTGTTCTGTTTCTGtgttttgttttcgtttgtttcgttttatCTGTGCAGGTGTTGATGAGCAGTCAATCGAGGGGCCAACACCGGGAAGGGAAGGAGCCGCAGGGGCAGGAGGAGGATACGTTTCTGTGGGATGATGATGGAGGATCGATTGAGGGTAAGAACTCCCTTCTTCTGGTTGGGAAGTTATGGGCGTCTAGGCCAATAAATGTGAAAGCTGCTATAACCACAATGATTAACCTGTGGAACCCTTCGAAATCGATTTTGGGAAACGTGGTGGATGCAAAGGATAAAATTTTTATTTTCCGTTTCGACTCTGATCGAGATAAGGCTAGGGTTTTGGAGGGCCAACCATGGCATTTTGACAAATTCCTCTGGTGTTTCAATGAACCTAATCATGCCGGAAAGCTTACAGATGTACCTCTGATTCATTGCCCTATCTGGGCGAGAGTTTATGATCTGCCTTTGGCAGGGCGAACGAGCCTCTCTAATGCTAAACGTCTTAGGGATATGCTGGGGTCCTTTGTTGATGTCGAATTTGGACCAAATGTGGAATTGGACAGGGCAATTCGTATAAGAATTCTTCATAATGTTCGCAAGCCGTTGAAGACTGGGGTGCCTATTCGTATGAAGGGGGGTCGGGTTATAAACTTTGACGTCAAATATGAACGCCTTCCTACGTTTTGTTATGGATGTGGTCTCATTGGTCATGGCGAGAAGGATTGTGATGATGGTCCTTATGAGGAGGAGGACTTAAAATTTGGGGAGTGGCGGCGCGCGTCGCCGTGGAAAGTTGTTAAGACTGTTAAAGAGGCTCATGGGAAAGCAGCTAGAGATTTAAGGGCAAGCTTTGAGGCTTCGAAGCTGCAAGATTCTGAGGATGTGGTCACCTGTATGATTAATAAACTACAATCCATTGCTATTGACTTCCGTAAAAAGAAAGTGGAGGATGCTGGGGTCAGTATGGTTATTGCTGGAGGTGTTGATATGGTGGAGGGGGATGAGAGTTTGGAGGAGCAGGAGAGGGAGAGCGACATAGCGAATCAGGGGCGTGGGGAGGACAGAGAGATACAAGGATGGCAGCAGGGTGTGGTAGTGGGAGAGAATAGTGATGTTGTGAGGAGTAGTGAGGATGGTCGTGGAGGGGAAGCTGAGGAGAGGCCGTGTAGCAGGGTGAGTACGAGTTTGATGACTGGGTTCGTTGGAGGAGGTGATGTTAAGGGGGGATATGGGCAGGGTCGCAAGTGGAAGAAGCAGGCTCGCAGTGAAGAGGTGGGAGTTGAGGGTACGGGTGTCCAGAAGGTGGTGTTGAATACGGAGGGGAAACAGAGTAGGGAGGAGGATGATGTTGCGGAGGTGTCCAAACGTTCGAGACTTGCGTTAGACGGGGGCGTCTtaatacctgaggcggaggttgacgggtgtcaaccccgccgggcccaatgaataTTTTAAGCATAAATtgtcggggcttgggcaaccccgacTCTAGGAGTGCTCTCCGTGATCTTGTGCGGAGGGAGGCCCCGGCCATACTTTTCCTTTCTGAAACAAAATTGTGTGATCGTGAGATGAGGAAGGTGCGTGAGAGTTTGGATGGTTTCTTTGGTATAGAGGTAGATAGTATGGGTCGCTCAGGGGGCTTGGCGTTTTTATGGAGGAAGGAGGTGGACTGTACATTTATCTCATCGTCTGTACATCATATTGACTGTCATATTAGGGGTGAGGAAGGGGATTGGAGGATCACTGGTTTTTATGGTTGGCCGGCTGTGACTGACCGACATCTTTCTTGTGAGCTGTTACGTCTTCTTGCGAGGCAATCCACGCTACCATGGATATGTCTAGGAGATTTTATTGAAATATTATTCTCTACTGAAATTAAGGGCGGAAGCAGACCTCAGAGACAGATGAATAATTTCCGAGCTGTAGTGGATGAATGTGGCCTGCGGAATGTGCCATGGGAAGGGTATAATTTCTCTTATGATAATGGGCAAGCTGGGGAGGCGAACAGACAGTGTATGCTGGATAGAGCAATGTGCACGGGGCCTTGGTCGGATATATTTCCTTATGCTAAGCTGCTGTACCGTAATCGGGAGTGGTCGGATCATGCTCCTATCAAATTGGTCCTTAATTATAAATCCTATGAAGAAATTAAGGTGAGACCGTTCCATTTTGAACAAATCTGGGTGGGGTCCGAGGGGTGTGAAGAAGTCACATTGTGAGGGGAGTTGAAAAAAGGGCAGGGAAACCTTGTCACGCGCTTTGCGGGAGTGCACGAGGAACGAAGGCCTGGAAGAACACGAGCATTAAGCGAGATAGGCCGTACTATCGACGGTGAAGCGCGGAGGCAGATTGGAAAGGCTTAATGAAGGGAATAGGGATGAGGAGAGCGTGGCCAGGAGGAGGAAATTAGTTGCGGAGATCTCGGATTTGAGGAGGCAAGAGGAGCAATATTGGAGGCAGCAATCCAGAGCGCTCTGGTTGCGGGATGGAGATAGGAATACGAAATTTTTTCACACCAGAGCGGGGGAACGGAAGAGGAAAAATTACATCGCTAAGCTTCTTGACGATGAGGGGGTGGTCCGAATGGGGGAAGAAGAAGTGGGCACGGTAGCTATTAATTATTTCGAAGAGCTTTTTCAGTCTTCGAACCCACGCGATTTCGACAATTTTTTTGATGGGTTTGATCAAAGGGTGACGGGGGCAATGAACCAGATTTTGCAGCGTGACTATAGTGAAGAAGAGGTTATTGATGCGCTTAACCAAATGCACCCTCTCAAGGCTCCGGGTCCCGACGGTATGAATGTGCTTTTTTATCAAACTTACTGGAACACTATTGGCCCGTCTGTGCTTGACACGGTTTTAGCTATTCTCCGTGGGGTCCGATCTCCGAAAGAGTTTAATAAAACAAATATTGTGCTAATTCCAAAAAAGAAAGCGCCGGATAAAATTCGGTATTTCCGGCCTATTAGCCTCTGCAACGTGGTGTATAAATTGGTGTCGAAAGTCCTAGCAAACCGGTTAAAACAGTTCTTGGGTGAGATTGTCTCGGTGAACCAAAGTGCCTTTACTCCGGGGAGAGCCATAACTGATAATATCATGATAGCTTTTGAGATGTTTCACTTTATGAAGGGGCTGAGGAATACGGATGGGTTCATGGCTATTAAACTTGATATGGCCAAGGCGTATGACCGTGTTGAATGGGCGTTTTTGGAACGTGTACTGCTATTGTTGGGGTTCGATGGGAGATGGTCCGAGAGGGTTATGGAGTGTGTGAAGACCGTCTCTTTTTCTGTGCTTGTTAATGGTAACCCGTCGAGAGAATTCCGCCAAGCTAGAGGACTAAGACAAGGTGACCCTCTTTCCCCGTATCTTTTCATTTTGTGTGCCGAAGTCCTTTCTTTTCAAATGCGAAGAGCAGTGGAAATTGGGTCGATACATGGTATCCGTATAAGCACGAGTGCACCGCCTATTTCACATCTCCTTTTTGCCGATGATAGCTTTACTTTGTTAAAGCTACGGAGGAAGAAGCGGATGCCATATCTAATATTCTCAGGCGGTATGAGGCAGCGTCGGGTCAGCTGGTTAGCTTGGAAAAAACAACTGTCTCCTTTAGTAAGGGTGTACCGAGGGGAAGGAGAAGTTTCATTGCAAATCGGTTGGGTATAGTGGAGGTGGAGGAGCAACACCGCTACTTGGGTCTCCCAACGGTGGTGGGTCGTTCAAAAAAAGTTCTCACGGATATTCTCTGGGATAAACTTAGTAAACGACTGCAAGGATGGCGCGGGAGAATCTTGTCTAGGGCAGGTAAGGAGGTTCTTTTAAAGGCTgtggccaattcactccctaTCTATGTTATGAGTGTGTTTAAAATTCCCGTCAATTTTTGTAATGAGCTTCGGATGCTGATGTCTCGGTTTTGGTGGAATCATGAGGAGGGGAGAAGGGGAATTAGTTGGGTGGCATGGAAGAAATTGTGTCAGCCTAAGGGAATGAGGGGCATGGGATTCCGTGACTTTCAGTTGTTCAACCTTGCGCTACTCGGGAAACAAGCCTGGCGACTTGTTACGGAGACGGGCAATTTATGGGAACAGATTATGCGAGCTAAATATTTTCCCAACGGTGATTTTATGACAGCGCAGCTAGGGGCAAACCCGAGCTATACATGGAGAGGGTTGTTGGAAGCCCGGGCCGTGTTGGAGACTGGGATGAGACGGAGAATTGGGGATGGGAAGTCGACGAGGGTGTGGCATGATGCGTGGCTGCCTGGGACCCACACGGGTCGGGTTATATCGCCTTGTGTAGATGGGAACGAGAACATGAGAGTTTGTGAGCTGCTTTCCGAGCAAGGTGGCTGGAATTTGGAACGAGTTTCGGGTCTATTCTTGCCTTTCGAGACGGAGCGCATTCTTAATATTAGAGTGAGCCAATATCGGCCTATGGATATTTGGTATTGGAAAGCGGAGAAGGATGGAATGTATTCTGTGAAGTCGGCCTATAGATCCCTAGCGGGTGGAGACGGGATGGAGGTGAGTGGGAGCTCGGATAGGGAGAGGGAGATGTGGCTGTAGAAGAGGCTCTGGAATGTCCCGGTTTGGCCCCGAGTGAAGCTGTTCTTTTGGCAACTGTGCAGTGAAGCGCTGGCAACGAGAGCAAACATCGCGTCTCGAATTCGAGGTGATATTTCTTACTGTtctttatgtaattcattttatgaaaCAAGTATCCATCTTTTTAAAAATTGTGGGGTTGCTCAAAAGGTGTGGGAGGGTCTTGGGATAGGGGACGGGGAAGGAGCCATGGCTGGCGAGATACGTGACTGGGTGGAGGAGAGATGGAGGGAGCTCGGTGGGAGGGAGCATAGGCTGTTTATGTTGGGGTGTTGGGCGATATGGGAGCATCGCAACAAAGTTATATTCGATGCAAAGGAGGTCGATCCTATGGTGATTATTCGACGAGTAGGAGATGTGGTAGCTGAACTCGAAGGGTCGGAGTATGAAGTGAGGCGAGGACGACGGAGGAGGGAGGACGGAATGGGGGCTGAGGAGGGAAgaggtgtggacagcgggccgcccacgggggcgcttggttgagaaacgagggacaagcgtttgcattttgtatggagtcgccaccaatttttatgggaaattggaaccgttcgaatacctcgtgtcatgtcaagacacaaagtagtgacatgaacactaagcaatcgttacccttagcattctatgtctagaatgactctcgtggatgccaatgaacacgggtgctcacggagatctggagtaaggggtgagggtacgtattaggaagctcttttgatcgaacacctaatcccgcccgcctcgatagcggcctctactaatgattagggaagttattcatacttgatatactgtcggctatatgcatgcaatgcaacatccataaattaatcctaacatgtgagaattaactaagtcggtgaacaattagtttatcatgcaatttggtcgaagttggattttaatgctcaattacatgcgagagcatacaagcaatgaaagaaataattataaattacaataatgaaaattacactAATTACATTGGaaaaggcgatttatgtcgaaaatacctttaaaacggataatttgataaaaaaggaataaaagaataaaaaataaagtaaataaaaaataacgaacaggaattaggatgataatacggatattagttgattaatacgtaaactaactaaactacgtCAAAGCGAAAAGGAGTTCGAGAGACGTAACTCATCTCGAACAAAGCGCGAAAGAgcatgcgccctttggaagaggcgcggcgattctttgcgtcattctgttcaagggtgagttctccagggccgtgaagccgaatcgcaaatcgttaatgttaattggtaaatttaatgatggattaaattatttgactcggatggaagtgatttaatggattatttacatgcgattaaagtcataaaaacaagaaaaacatggatgagactaaacaaacggattaattatgtgaagggtcgatgttaatgaatgattaattagtgacatcggtgaatgggacaaactaaacaattaattagactaaacatgacgaatgaacacgaacatggatgcaaatatatcaatgacgaacctcagaaacccaatatgaacagattgaacttctaaaatccgggtttgaatttaaatgacgaaaacccgtaaatattgattatttaggatttaagtcggatttgagatgattaaaacatgtgaatgaataatatacatatggattattaatgataaataattatacgaacgaattaaagaacaaaagaaaacaaataaaacaaaagacgaattacgaggacgaggaagaagaaaagaagcgagaatctgcgcagcctcacaaagaggcgcagcagtgtgcgctcctttgaagaggcgcggcgattctttgcgtcttttctcgacgtctctcaccggaaatccgcaaaaaaggttttaaagacggttttagaaatcggttttaatgaggtactttcgacgtgaatcttacaatgatgatacgatagaataaatacaataaagagaattatacaccctcagacttacatgttgacggaacgagatgaactaagaagatcgattagtgaatgctcgacgcgaatgcaaggaaagaatgccctctaaagaggaaaacgatttaacaaattgattaattagattgattgagtgtagtggtcaaattggtcggtcatgcaacggagaggctggtacccggaaggatccgagcttacgtggtcgaaggttcaagcacgtaggcgccaattagtaagaacgaagtctagaatgcaaagggagaagagaagggcggacactcgcgtgagaaatatgaggaacgaaggctcctatttatactaatcacgcggaggtttagggtttcggagactctttggaagtgaatctcggaaagatataaaaaaagatacgtaaatcatgcaaagaagggcctgggaagaggcgcagcagccactgcgtctcttggaagaggcgcagcacctgctgcgtctattcccaggaggtttcctcctgtttaagaaagatttccgtgtttaagttatggtaggacggaattgattcgattatcttttgaatattacgggatattatttgccaaaagataaaatttgagaaatatggaatagaattatccgaacattccaaacattcgactcgggatttaacaaatcgatcgaaatggagacggtttttgacccggactcgaatgcactctaattatcccaaaacgaccgtatcgggacgtagatgacaactaagaggttgacattaatatttgagcaatcacttgacgataatcttacgaactgtcacaaatcgttccgcgaatcaaacatgcggcccaatcatcaccgggtggtttgcgagaggtgtagaaacgaggtgtctacagagcccccactttgactgaggcttggacaaggcgaaagtcaaagtatagccatcaggtcaatcgaagattacaacctgacgactatggcgacgcgaggcggctcaaggggtctgagccaaggacctgtcgtcgggaacattttagagtctgtcgactatcggggagggtcgtttaaagtccattagactacgtaaggaagctcgccagccataagaagagatcatacctgagatacccctgggcgaaacgggactgaaggcgcttcgaaaaaatctttggtctgaagataacttggtgtctgaaggcattagggggtcacagggaactttggtcgaactctgc
It includes:
- the LOC141590665 gene encoding uncharacterized protein LOC141590665, with the translated sequence MEAENVLNLFDSYWYDLDFFKRSKPEKINKIPEIPSSSMNDLEHNISNLPTIHTKFSSLENISLTTNFHEFSASPNSVLQSPKLQTIFSGKETEQFDNSKLEKSAQEHDSKTSKLNSQRSTPSKGSMVISSMRKKKKGLSKSLSDLEFEELKGFMDLGFVFSEEDKDSTLASIIPGLHRLGNNTNTNTNNNNNNIVDISSNIVCNNVSRPYLSEAWEVLEKRKKKNKENSMLNWKVPASTNQIDMKDYLKSWAHNVASTVKLCGKVLMSSQSRGQHREGKEPQGQEEDTFLWDDDGGSIEGKNSLLLVGKLWASRPINVKAAITTMINLWNPSKSILGNVVDAKDKIFIFRFDSDRDKARVLEGQPWHFDKFLWCFNEPNHAGKLTDVPLIHCPIWARVYDLPLAGRTSLSNAKRLRDMLGSFVDVEFGPNVELDRAIRIRILHNVRKPLKTGVPIRMKGGRVINFDVKYERLPTFCYGCGLIGHGEKDCDDGPYEEEDLKFGEWRRASPWKVVKTVKEAHGKAARDLRASFEASKLQDSEDVVTCMINKLQSIAIDFRKKKVEDAGVSMVIAGGVDMVEGDESLEEQERESDIANQGRGEDREIQGWQQGVVVGENSDVVRSSEDGRGGEAEERPCSRVSTSLMTGFVGGGDVKGGYGQGRKWKKQARSEEVGVEGTGVQKVVLNTEGKQSREEDDVAEVSKRSRLASALRDLVRREAPAILFLSETKLCDREMRKVRESLDGFFGIEVDSMGRSGGLAFLWRKEVDCTFISSSVHHIDCHIRGEEGDWRITGFYGWPAVTDRHLSCELLRLLARQSTLPWICLGDFIEILFSTEIKGGSRPQRQMNNFRAVVDECGLRNVPWEGYNFSYDNGQAGEANRQCMLDRAMCTGPWSDIFPYAKLLYRNREWSDHAPIKLVLNYKSYEEIKRGGRLERLNEGNRDEESVARRRKLVAEISDLRRQEEQYWRQQSRALWLRDGDRNTKFFHTRAGERKRKNYIAKLLDDEGVVRMGEEEVGTVAINYFEELFQSSNPRDFDNFFDGFDQRVTGAMNQILQRDYSEEEVIDALNQMHPLKAPGPDGMNVLFYQTYWNTIGPSVLDTVLAILRGVRSPKEFNKTNIVLIPKKKAPDKIRYFRPISLCNVVYKLVSKVLANRLKQFLGEIVSVNQSAFTPGRAITDNIMIAFEMFHFMKGLRNTDGFMAIKLDMAKAYDRVEWAFLERVLLLLGFDGRWSERVMECVKTVSFSVLVNGNPSREFRQARGLRQGDPLSPYLFILCAELYFVKATEEEADAISNILRRYEAASGQLVSLEKTTVSFSKGVPRGRRSFIANRLGIVEVEEQHRYLGLPTVVGRSKKVLTDILWDKLSKRLQGWRGRILSRAGKEVLLKAVANSLPIYVMSVFKIPVNFCNELRMLMSRFWWNHEEGRRGISWVAWKKLCQPKGMRGMGFRDFQLFNLALLGKQAWRLVTETGNLWEQIMRAKYFPNGDFMTAQLGANPSYTWRGLLEARAVLETGMRRRIGDGKSTRVWHDAWLPGTHTGRVISPCVDGNENMRVCELLSEQGGWNLERVSGLFLPFETERILNIRVSQYRPMDIWYWKAEKDGMYSVKSAYRSLAGGDGMEVSGSSDREREMWL